A region from the Pirellulales bacterium genome encodes:
- a CDS encoding LamG-like jellyroll fold domain-containing protein, whose protein sequence is ASLSVLGADSGGEAGLTYTWAATGAPPAAVDFAANGTNAAKNTTVTFAQAGTYNLQVTITNAAGFSTTSSVSVQVNQITTSVAVTPVTHALAANTTLSLAATALDQFGAPMASQPTITWSIASGAGSVSQSGLFTASRTAGTTAVRATTPGNLFGTANFTVFYEAVAWYQADASSGTTLADSSPNNLNATLTGAAAFGAGVSGNALSLTGGYANLPTGIVSGLNDFTIAAWVNPTTLQNWTRIFDFGTGTTVNMFLTAEASDTGDLRFAITTGGNGAEQRLDGPALALNQWTHVAVTLSGNFATLYVNGVAVATNASMTLHPTNLGITTQNYLGKSQYADPAFNGSIDDFRIYSRTLSAQEILQLASPAVVVPATVAPLTSTTAALSVLGSDVTAGESALTYTWATTGMPPTAVTFSANGTNAAKNTTVTFAKAGIYAIQVTIINPVAGLSVASSVTVTVEQVATSFVILPSSITVAASATEPFVASTLDQFGNPMSAAPAVTWSIVSGAGGINPAGVYSAPASAGSATVRGTFSGGATSDATITVVTPVVWYQANASSGTTLADSSGNGKNGTLSGSAGFAAGVSGNALSLTGGNATLPTGIVSNLNDFTISAWVRPTSLQNWARIFDFGTGTTVNMFLTDDAGGTNALRFAITTSGNGAEQRLDGPALTANVWTHVTVTLSGNTGTLYVNGVAIATNTNMTLHPASLGSTTQNYLGKSQYSADPNLQSKIDDFRIYDSALSAQQVLQLADPAVILAASASSNPVTTTSAALSVLGGDVTAGESALTYTWSTVGTPPAPVNFLVNGTNAAKNTTATFTQAGTYNFQVAIDNPIVGAAFVATSSVSVVVDQTLTSVLISPGAVNLTDGQTQAFSATGLDQFGNAFSTQPSFTWSLTNGSVGSVNSSGLYTAPLSPVGSATVRATSGAVSGTAAVSVSYLKGDVNLDGHRDAADLVALMKALVDLNAYQSIHSLSQQDLLNIADIDSDGHVTNMDVQALINLLIGGSGSFSNREAPTNAPASSTILGNDGSSNNDSSSSALSIAVPVSVTIVASTPPASNSTPVPNSAATVDAVISIETTPPQPNSPTRILPADSNAAFSAVIVGESVSKIAPVHSMIEFMGPRDQESATFTPDTATAVWSKPSENCILPQIEVSNEPIWQASLQYSRIKIHTKTALLTHGNDVADVFLFRESADWYGFFAD, encoded by the coding sequence CCGCCTCGCTTTCTGTCCTGGGAGCTGATAGCGGAGGCGAAGCAGGTTTAACTTATACCTGGGCAGCCACCGGCGCGCCGCCCGCTGCCGTCGACTTCGCAGCAAACGGAACCAATGCCGCCAAGAACACCACAGTTACATTCGCACAAGCTGGCACCTATAACTTGCAAGTTACGATTACAAACGCCGCAGGATTTTCGACGACCAGCTCAGTTAGCGTACAAGTTAACCAAATCACAACCAGCGTTGCGGTGACTCCTGTCACGCACGCCTTGGCGGCCAACACAACACTTTCCCTGGCCGCAACGGCGCTCGATCAGTTTGGCGCGCCGATGGCAAGCCAACCAACCATTACATGGTCGATTGCCAGCGGCGCTGGAAGCGTAAGCCAAAGCGGACTATTTACCGCTTCGCGCACCGCCGGCACTACTGCTGTGCGCGCCACCACTCCCGGCAATTTGTTTGGCACCGCAAATTTCACGGTGTTTTACGAGGCCGTAGCCTGGTATCAAGCTGACGCGAGTTCGGGTACCACGCTGGCAGATTCATCGCCCAATAATCTTAACGCCACGCTCACCGGCGCTGCCGCCTTTGGCGCGGGCGTTAGCGGAAATGCTTTAAGCCTGACAGGAGGATATGCCAATCTTCCAACCGGCATTGTCAGCGGATTGAACGATTTTACGATTGCTGCGTGGGTCAACCCAACAACCCTGCAAAACTGGACCCGGATTTTCGACTTTGGCACCGGCACCACAGTCAATATGTTCCTGACGGCCGAAGCCAGCGACACCGGCGACCTACGGTTTGCCATTACCACCGGCGGAAACGGCGCTGAACAACGCCTTGATGGGCCGGCCCTGGCTCTTAACCAATGGACTCACGTCGCGGTCACCCTATCCGGCAACTTCGCCACGTTATATGTGAATGGAGTAGCCGTTGCCACAAATGCTAGCATGACGCTGCATCCCACGAATCTGGGCATCACTACACAGAATTATCTGGGCAAATCGCAATATGCTGACCCAGCCTTCAACGGCAGCATCGATGATTTTCGCATCTACAGCCGAACGCTCTCGGCACAAGAAATTCTTCAACTTGCCTCTCCGGCGGTCGTCGTTCCAGCAACCGTGGCGCCTCTCACCAGCACTACGGCAGCGCTAAGCGTTTTGGGTTCCGACGTCACAGCCGGCGAATCGGCATTGACTTATACCTGGGCCACGACGGGAATGCCTCCCACTGCCGTCACATTCTCCGCCAATGGCACCAATGCCGCGAAGAACACGACGGTTACTTTTGCCAAGGCTGGTATTTACGCGATTCAAGTGACTATTATTAATCCTGTTGCCGGCCTAAGCGTCGCGAGTTCCGTCACGGTGACCGTCGAGCAGGTTGCCACGAGCTTTGTGATTTTGCCCAGCAGCATTACCGTTGCCGCTAGCGCGACGGAACCGTTTGTCGCTAGTACGCTCGATCAATTCGGCAATCCGATGTCCGCTGCGCCAGCGGTCACATGGTCGATCGTCAGCGGCGCGGGCGGCATTAACCCGGCCGGAGTGTACTCCGCCCCGGCCAGCGCCGGCTCGGCAACCGTGCGCGGCACTTTCAGCGGCGGCGCAACGTCCGACGCAACCATCACGGTTGTCACTCCCGTCGTCTGGTATCAGGCCAACGCTTCCTCCGGCACCACGCTGGCCGATTCCTCAGGCAATGGTAAAAACGGCACGCTCAGTGGTTCTGCAGGCTTTGCCGCCGGGGTCAGTGGCAACGCATTGAGTCTCACCGGTGGCAATGCCACGCTTCCCACCGGGATTGTTAGCAACCTGAATGACTTCACGATCTCGGCTTGGGTCAGACCCACGTCGCTGCAAAATTGGGCCCGGATTTTCGACTTTGGCACTGGCACTACTGTCAACATGTTCCTCACTGACGACGCTGGCGGCACCAATGCCTTGCGATTTGCAATCACTACCAGCGGCAACGGCGCCGAACAACGCTTGGATGGACCAGCCTTGACCGCCAATGTTTGGACCCATGTTACTGTTACGCTGTCTGGAAACACCGGCACGCTTTACGTGAACGGAGTTGCGATAGCAACAAATACTAATATGACGCTGCATCCTGCCAGCTTGGGCAGTACCACGCAGAACTACCTGGGTAAGTCGCAGTATTCCGCCGACCCGAACCTACAAAGTAAAATTGATGACTTCCGCATTTATGACTCGGCACTATCCGCACAGCAAGTTTTGCAACTGGCGGACCCCGCCGTCATCCTCGCTGCTTCGGCGTCGTCAAATCCGGTTACGACGACCAGTGCCGCGCTCAGTGTGTTGGGCGGGGATGTTACCGCGGGCGAGTCGGCTTTGACGTATACCTGGAGCACCGTCGGCACGCCGCCGGCACCGGTCAACTTTTTGGTCAACGGAACCAACGCCGCCAAGAATACCACGGCCACCTTCACCCAGGCCGGCACTTACAATTTCCAGGTAGCCATCGATAACCCGATCGTCGGGGCGGCGTTTGTCGCAACCAGTTCGGTCAGCGTCGTGGTTGATCAAACGCTGACCAGCGTCCTGATCTCGCCCGGCGCGGTCAATCTTACCGACGGTCAAACGCAAGCATTTTCAGCGACCGGTCTCGATCAGTTTGGCAACGCATTTTCCACGCAGCCCAGCTTCACCTGGAGTCTTACCAACGGCTCGGTCGGTAGTGTGAACAGTTCCGGATTATACACCGCGCCGCTTTCGCCAGTGGGTTCGGCCACGGTTCGCGCCACCAGTGGCGCCGTGAGCGGCACGGCAGCGGTGAGCGTGTCTTATTTGAAAGGCGATGTTAACCTTGACGGCCACCGCGACGCCGCCGATCTGGTGGCTTTGATGAAGGCCTTGGTGGATTTGAACGCGTATCAAAGCATACACAGCCTGTCGCAGCAGGATCTGCTCAATATCGCCGACATCGACAGCGACGGGCATGTCACGAACATGGACGTGCAGGCGTTGATTAACTTATTGATTGGCGGCAGCGGTAGTTTTTCCAATCGCGAAGCACCGACAAATGCTCCGGCAAGCAGCACCATTTTAGGCAACGACGGATCGAGCAACAACGATTCTAGCTCAAGTGCGTTAAGCATAGCTGTGCCGGTAAGTGTCACGATCGTTGCATCAACTCCTCCTGCAAGCAATTCAACCCCCGTTCCAAACTCCGCGGCAACTGTTGACGCCGTTATTAGCATTGAGACGACACCGCCCCAGCCAAATTCGCCCACTAGAATATTGCCTGCTGATTCCAATGCCGCCTTTTCTGCGGTAATTGTTGGTGAATCGGTTTCAAAGATTGCTCCAGTTCATTCCATGATTGAATTCATGGGGCCGCGCGATCAGGAATCTGCGACTTTTACGCCCGACACAGCCACCGCCGTTTGGTCTAAGCCATCTGAGAACTGTATTCTGCCTCAAATCGAAGTTTCGAATGAACCAATTTGGCAAGCATCGTTGCAGTATTCGAGAATAAAGATACACACGAAGACAGCCTTGCTAACTCATGGGAATGATGTTGCAGATGTTTTCCTTTTCAGAGAATCTGCGGATTGGTATGGGTTCTTTGCCGATTGA
- a CDS encoding family 43 glycosylhydrolase yields the protein MYIKTNRARQSGETERGNHRVLLIAIVCATLVACPRHSFAQLSGEIDAHDPSDVIEDGSTYYYFATGQGIVSRSSTDLTSWTTGPSVFATQPAWTTAAVPGFSGFFWAPDVIFQNNQYYMYYAVSTFGSKVSAIGLATSPTLNPSAPNYAWTDQGAVIQSGNSSNFNAIDPYILQDTDGHMWMSYGSYNAGIFVVEMDPSTGKRLAGAVPVNVADNTSIEASALIKHGNYYYLMVNWGTCCSGIDSTYEVRMGRSTSPTGPFLDQNGVNLLNGGGTLFYDDDGARVGPGQFAFSTNNGQDQFSYHYYDGNRNGAPTFGLSNLYWTADGWPSVAPVNPNWSGSTSSNWSATGNWSSSQVPSASGSVANFGTNSSNHYSVNLDSPQTISRINFLSSASYTIGANGGNVLTFVKMEDDPAATINVSAGSHTIAAPITTTNDLGINVTPAASILTLSGSLSGVNLYKYGFGTLTLGGTDTYTGQVFTHAGTLQITGTTNISGILTAGQTTGDVGTIIVSGNAVLHVSSDLNVGDTGNSATPATGTLMIENNAVITVGASGAFVVGSGFFSNTAAMGTVQQSGGTLTANGNFDGAFVIGGRGSRLGTGIYNLSGGTVNANTDVFVGGYGAGTFNQTGGTFTSNSYVSIGRYAGSTGIWNISAGLLNVNNSSRWLLVGESGTGTLNSSGTGQVTTANVMRVGHNGGSGTINLNGGTLTTLGIQRGTGTATINFNGGTLSPTINSTTFLQGLTTASVQAGGAIIDTSGKSITLGQSLIHYASLGSAADGGLTKSGLGTLTLSAANTYSGGTIINGGALAVNSSILGSVTVNSGGTLQGAGSVGGLVTVKSGGVLAPGNSLGAITFGSLALNSGAQTNIEIGGTTRGSQYDAVLSNGAVSLNGSLTVSLINNFSPAPGVATSFDLLDWGTLSGRFSSTQLPSLTTPMGWDLSQLYSTGVITATPYIPGDFNRDGHVDAADILPMEQALTNLSAYKTTYKPNLTDAQVLLIGDLDGDHKFSNADLQALLNLLQSGGGSANPVPEPSSWILLLLGVIGGRSIVRRLLSG from the coding sequence GTGTACATAAAGACCAACCGAGCGCGCCAGTCAGGCGAAACCGAACGTGGTAATCACCGCGTTCTCTTAATCGCAATTGTCTGTGCAACTCTCGTAGCCTGCCCGCGGCACAGTTTCGCTCAACTTTCAGGGGAGATCGACGCACACGATCCTTCCGACGTCATCGAAGACGGCAGCACTTATTACTATTTCGCCACCGGGCAAGGCATCGTTTCGCGCTCGTCCACTGATCTTACAAGTTGGACGACGGGCCCATCGGTCTTCGCAACGCAGCCGGCATGGACGACTGCCGCCGTTCCCGGCTTCAGCGGTTTTTTCTGGGCTCCCGACGTCATCTTTCAAAACAACCAGTATTACATGTACTACGCTGTCTCCACATTCGGCAGCAAGGTCTCGGCCATTGGCTTGGCCACTAGCCCAACGCTAAACCCCAGCGCTCCGAACTACGCTTGGACCGATCAAGGCGCCGTCATTCAATCCGGAAATAGCAGTAACTTCAATGCCATCGATCCGTATATTCTCCAAGACACCGATGGCCATATGTGGATGAGCTACGGCTCGTACAATGCAGGAATTTTCGTGGTCGAAATGGATCCTTCCACCGGCAAGCGCCTGGCCGGTGCGGTACCGGTGAACGTAGCAGACAATACCAGCATCGAAGCTTCCGCGTTAATCAAACACGGTAATTATTATTATCTCATGGTCAACTGGGGCACGTGTTGTTCCGGCATCGACAGTACCTATGAAGTTCGCATGGGACGCAGCACCAGTCCCACCGGGCCGTTTCTCGATCAAAACGGCGTCAATCTACTGAATGGAGGCGGCACGCTGTTCTATGATGACGACGGCGCGCGTGTCGGTCCGGGCCAGTTCGCTTTCTCAACCAATAATGGACAAGACCAATTTAGCTACCACTACTACGATGGCAATCGCAACGGCGCACCGACTTTCGGTCTTAGCAATCTATATTGGACTGCTGATGGCTGGCCCAGCGTCGCACCTGTGAATCCAAATTGGTCAGGCAGCACTTCATCCAACTGGTCGGCCACGGGAAACTGGAGCAGTAGTCAGGTTCCCAGCGCTTCCGGATCCGTGGCCAACTTTGGAACCAACTCGTCCAATCATTATTCCGTGAATCTCGACAGTCCGCAAACCATAAGCCGGATCAATTTTCTAAGCTCCGCTTCCTACACGATCGGCGCCAACGGCGGCAACGTCCTGACATTCGTCAAAATGGAGGACGATCCAGCCGCAACTATCAATGTTTCCGCTGGCAGCCACACCATTGCGGCCCCCATTACCACGACGAACGATCTGGGAATAAACGTCACCCCCGCGGCCAGCATCCTAACGCTCAGCGGTTCGCTGTCGGGCGTCAATCTTTACAAATACGGTTTTGGCACGCTTACTCTCGGAGGAACCGATACATATACCGGCCAGGTATTCACGCATGCCGGTACGCTGCAAATTACCGGCACCACTAATATCAGCGGCATTTTGACGGCCGGTCAAACCACGGGCGATGTAGGCACGATTATTGTCTCCGGCAATGCGGTGTTGCACGTATCCAGTGATTTGAACGTCGGCGATACCGGCAACTCCGCCACTCCCGCCACCGGTACTCTGATGATCGAAAACAACGCCGTCATTACGGTAGGCGCAAGCGGCGCATTTGTCGTGGGCTCCGGTTTTTTCAGCAATACCGCCGCGATGGGAACGGTTCAACAATCCGGTGGCACTCTCACTGCGAATGGAAATTTCGACGGTGCTTTTGTCATCGGCGGCCGCGGCTCAAGACTTGGAACGGGTATCTATAATCTTTCCGGCGGGACCGTCAATGCCAACACTGATGTATTCGTGGGGGGATACGGTGCAGGTACCTTCAACCAGACCGGCGGCACGTTTACTTCCAATAGCTATGTTTCCATTGGGCGCTATGCTGGGTCTACCGGCATCTGGAACATTTCCGCTGGTCTCCTTAATGTGAACAACTCCAGTAGGTGGCTGCTTGTCGGCGAATCGGGCACTGGCACGCTTAACAGCTCAGGCACCGGCCAGGTCACGACTGCCAATGTAATGCGCGTCGGCCACAATGGCGGCAGTGGCACTATCAATCTTAACGGTGGTACACTCACAACGCTCGGAATTCAGCGCGGCACCGGCACCGCAACCATCAACTTCAACGGCGGGACACTTTCTCCCACGATCAACAGCACGACGTTCCTCCAGGGCCTGACCACCGCAAGCGTCCAAGCTGGCGGCGCTATCATTGACACCAGTGGTAAATCCATCACCCTAGGTCAATCGCTAATCCACTATGCCTCTCTGGGTTCTGCTGCCGATGGTGGTCTGACCAAGAGCGGTTTAGGCACGCTTACCTTGAGTGCCGCCAACACCTATAGCGGGGGCACGATAATCAACGGCGGGGCTTTGGCCGTGAACAGTTCAATCTTGGGCAGCGTAACTGTTAACTCCGGCGGCACGCTGCAAGGCGCTGGATCGGTAGGCGGTTTGGTGACAGTTAAGAGCGGAGGAGTTCTGGCACCGGGTAACAGCCTGGGTGCTATCACCTTCGGATCGCTTGCCTTGAACAGCGGCGCGCAAACGAATATCGAAATCGGCGGTACGACCCGCGGCAGCCAGTACGATGCAGTGCTTTCCAACGGCGCGGTTAGCCTGAACGGATCGCTTACGGTTTCGCTAATCAACAACTTTTCTCCCGCACCCGGCGTTGCGACCTCGTTTGATTTGCTAGATTGGGGAACCTTGAGTGGTAGATTTTCCAGTACTCAATTGCCGAGCTTGACCACGCCCATGGGCTGGGACCTCTCGCAACTATATTCCACCGGCGTCATCACCGCCACGCCGTATATTCCGGGCGACTTTAATCGGGATGGTCACGTCGACGCCGCCGACATTCTACCGATGGAGCAGGCGCTGACAAACCTCAGTGCTTATAAGACGACATACAAACCAAATCTTACCGATGCGCAAGTGCTACTGATCGGCGACCTCGACGGCGATCACAAATTCAGCAACGCCGATCTCCAAGCGCTACTCAATCTTCTCCAATCCGGCGGCGGCTCCGCCAATCCCGTACCCGAGCCATCGTCGTGGATTCTGCTGTTGCTCGGCGTCATCGGCGGTCGTTCGATCGTCCGAAGGCTGCTGTCTGGCTAA
- a CDS encoding DUF1559 domain-containing protein, whose product MRSRHSARGFTLVELLVVIAIIGILIALLLPAVQAAREAARRSQCGNNLKQSALAMMNYDTAKKKLPPGTKYWWGDEPPGQPAGTDPEGGSWWDDHGWYIWVCPYLEEKAMVGNVHTDKSFSDPLNYTARTVKVPIFECPSDGMYPDEFNSGPNPQMWARWRGNYAINFGNTNYGQTTQTAIDTQHGTNTATGTSPGNSLTAFKGAPFGPSSLSGKKNGINQNLPGSRSLGKIPDGTSHTLLMAEVRTIKRDSNWGGPISEIETALGGQTFEGYLLPNDTKGDYANRVPCTGGGGSGTYSILTTQELDGVPPCTCTGGDPAARSNVDIETFAARSKHQGGVNVSFCDGSTHFVTDVIDINVWRSLSSAEGGEANAVLP is encoded by the coding sequence ATGCGGTCTCGCCACAGTGCCCGCGGCTTCACGCTCGTCGAACTATTGGTTGTTATTGCAATCATTGGCATCTTGATTGCGTTGCTATTGCCGGCCGTTCAGGCAGCTCGTGAAGCCGCCCGTCGCAGTCAGTGTGGCAATAATCTTAAGCAGTCTGCGTTGGCCATGATGAATTACGACACTGCGAAAAAGAAACTTCCGCCGGGAACTAAGTATTGGTGGGGTGATGAACCGCCAGGGCAGCCTGCTGGCACCGATCCCGAAGGCGGGAGCTGGTGGGACGATCATGGTTGGTACATTTGGGTCTGTCCGTATCTGGAAGAAAAAGCCATGGTGGGCAATGTGCATACGGATAAATCATTTAGCGACCCATTGAATTACACAGCCCGCACAGTAAAAGTTCCGATCTTTGAATGTCCTTCCGACGGCATGTATCCAGACGAATTCAATAGTGGCCCCAATCCTCAAATGTGGGCCCGCTGGCGTGGCAATTATGCCATCAATTTCGGCAATACGAATTATGGGCAGACGACACAAACCGCCATTGACACTCAGCATGGCACCAATACGGCGACGGGCACGAGTCCTGGCAACAGTCTTACCGCCTTTAAAGGCGCCCCGTTTGGCCCTTCCAGTCTTTCGGGTAAAAAAAATGGAATCAATCAAAACCTGCCGGGGAGCAGGTCGCTGGGGAAAATTCCTGATGGCACCAGCCATACACTTTTGATGGCAGAAGTGCGGACGATCAAGCGTGATTCCAACTGGGGAGGACCGATCAGCGAAATTGAAACTGCACTCGGTGGGCAAACCTTTGAAGGCTATCTCTTACCGAACGATACAAAAGGCGACTACGCAAATCGTGTTCCGTGCACCGGTGGCGGGGGGAGTGGTACTTACTCAATTCTCACAACTCAAGAACTAGATGGAGTTCCGCCTTGTACGTGTACCGGCGGAGATCCGGCTGCGCGGTCGAACGTTGACATAGAAACCTTTGCCGCGCGTAGCAAACATCAAGGCGGAGTTAACGTGAGCTTTTGTGACGGCTCGACACACTTTGTCACCGATGTGATAGATATCAACGTGTGGCGCAGTCTGTCCAGCGCTGAAGGCGGTGAGGCAAACGCTGTGCTCCCGTAA
- a CDS encoding tryptophan 7-halogenase, translating into MFDSLFVLGGGSAGLIAAMTVKQFMPQVSVQLVRSPEIGVIGVGESTTPNTPFHLFHYLGIDQRRFYSMVEPTWKMGIHFLWGSRPSFEYSFEPQLDVRFPELQRPNGYYCDDDFSYMNLQSSLMAEKKAFDRQPNEGGPIIPSWHAFHLDNPKLVAALEIFAREREIKILDSVVEGIERGPTGISAVVLQDGQKLAADFFIDASGFRSELLGRSLEEPFISYSASLFNDRALVGSWPRTNETILPYTTAETMDAGWCWQIEHVGEINRGYVYSSSAISDDEARAEFQRKNPKVQVRDRIVKFRTGRYRRGWVDNVMAIGNACGFVEPLESSALMVVCWQCETFVELVNFVGITPTVQDLFNTKWAATWDELRDFLTIHFIANTRLNTPYWEHCREDADDSHLDALLDFYEENGPTGFNRYHLSNTGSQFGIEGFLALLVGQQYPYRNRYKPPAAELQILNSRRNQFKTQAKQGLDVQESLAYIHHPKWRWFAAH; encoded by the coding sequence ATGTTCGATAGTTTATTTGTTTTAGGCGGTGGCAGCGCGGGCCTGATTGCAGCGATGACCGTGAAGCAATTCATGCCTCAGGTCTCCGTGCAATTGGTGCGCAGTCCAGAAATAGGAGTGATTGGCGTCGGCGAGAGCACCACACCCAATACACCCTTCCACTTATTTCACTACTTGGGCATCGATCAGCGACGATTTTATTCTATGGTCGAGCCCACGTGGAAAATGGGCATTCATTTTTTGTGGGGATCGCGGCCGTCGTTTGAGTACTCGTTCGAGCCACAGCTCGACGTTCGCTTTCCCGAGTTGCAGCGGCCCAACGGATATTATTGCGACGATGATTTTAGCTACATGAATTTACAAAGTTCGCTGATGGCTGAGAAAAAAGCCTTCGACCGTCAGCCCAACGAAGGCGGTCCGATTATTCCGAGTTGGCATGCGTTTCATCTTGACAATCCCAAGCTCGTGGCGGCGCTGGAAATTTTTGCGCGTGAACGAGAGATTAAAATTCTCGACAGCGTGGTGGAAGGCATCGAGCGTGGCCCAACAGGAATTTCCGCAGTGGTTTTACAGGACGGCCAGAAATTGGCGGCCGACTTTTTCATCGATGCCAGCGGTTTCCGCAGCGAGCTTTTAGGCCGCAGTTTGGAGGAGCCGTTCATCAGCTATAGCGCATCGTTGTTCAATGACCGCGCCCTGGTCGGCAGTTGGCCGCGCACCAATGAAACGATCTTGCCTTATACCACCGCCGAAACCATGGATGCCGGATGGTGCTGGCAGATCGAGCACGTCGGCGAAATCAATCGTGGTTATGTATATTCTTCCTCCGCGATTTCTGACGACGAGGCCCGCGCGGAATTTCAGCGCAAAAATCCCAAAGTGCAAGTTCGCGACCGCATCGTTAAGTTTCGCACGGGTCGCTATCGGCGTGGATGGGTCGACAATGTCATGGCCATCGGCAACGCTTGCGGCTTTGTCGAGCCGTTGGAATCAAGCGCTCTGATGGTTGTTTGTTGGCAATGCGAGACATTTGTTGAACTCGTCAACTTCGTCGGCATCACCCCGACCGTTCAGGACCTGTTCAACACCAAGTGGGCTGCGACGTGGGATGAGCTGCGAGATTTCTTGACGATACACTTTATCGCCAATACACGGCTGAACACGCCCTATTGGGAACACTGCCGGGAAGATGCCGATGACTCTCACCTGGATGCGCTGTTGGACTTTTACGAAGAGAACGGCCCGACCGGGTTTAACCGCTATCATCTCAGCAACACCGGCAGCCAATTCGGCATCGAAGGTTTTTTGGCGTTATTGGTGGGGCAACAATATCCATATCGTAATCGCTATAAACCCCCGGCTGCGGAGTTGCAAATCCTCAATTCCCGCCGTAACCAATTCAAAACCCAAGCGAAACAGGGGCTCGACGTGCAAGAATCGCTGGCATACATCCACCATCCTAAGTGGCGTTGGTTCGCAGCCCACTGA
- a CDS encoding alpha-N-arabinofuranosidase, with amino-acid sequence MHVTDRRSFLKHTVSSGAAIAASSWLAGIASAQSRGPAKAVIDQSRIRSDLDRHIFGSFLEHLGRSIYTGVYDPNSKFADEHGFRKDVIAEVKELGVPIIRYPGGNFVSGYHWLDGVGPKNKRPTVLERAWNSLETNQFGTNEFIEWCHLVGSEPLLGFNLGTGTVEMAVAYVEYCNVQEGTRWSDLRREHGYKQPHNVRYWCMGNEMDGPWQMGHITAREYGQKACDAARQIRVVDSTTKLIACGSSNTILPTYLTWDREVLEECYDQVDGISLHNYYGNTPELTGNDSMRFLAMNLDMERQIHEIEAVCDYVQGVLRSPKRLWLSFDEWNVWYREREGDALNGHGKFAPHLLEEKYNLEDALLVGGFLNTLLRNSDRVRVACLAQIMNVIAPLVTNNDGVLRQTIYYPFAWALQYARGRVIDLQIDCETYPIRAKGLRPDFAHNDQVPYLDIVATIDAPNNQASVFMLNRDLQMPRELTLQWRDPNPKKVVACQTLTGSDLKAINTFQNPKNVVPQTLDVPQASSSMTLKLPAASYTVAQFDVS; translated from the coding sequence ATGCACGTAACCGACCGACGCAGTTTCCTCAAGCACACGGTTTCGTCCGGAGCAGCGATTGCCGCTAGCTCCTGGCTGGCAGGTATTGCAAGCGCCCAATCACGCGGACCCGCAAAAGCAGTCATTGATCAAAGCCGAATCCGTTCCGATCTTGACCGACACATTTTTGGTTCATTCTTGGAGCATTTGGGACGTTCGATTTATACCGGTGTCTACGACCCAAACTCGAAGTTTGCGGACGAGCACGGCTTCCGCAAAGATGTGATTGCCGAAGTCAAGGAACTTGGCGTGCCCATCATTCGTTACCCGGGTGGAAATTTTGTCTCGGGTTATCATTGGCTTGACGGCGTGGGCCCGAAGAACAAACGGCCCACAGTGTTGGAACGTGCGTGGAATTCCTTGGAAACTAATCAATTTGGCACGAATGAATTTATCGAGTGGTGCCATTTAGTGGGCAGCGAACCACTGCTCGGTTTTAACTTGGGCACCGGCACGGTCGAGATGGCTGTGGCTTATGTCGAATATTGCAATGTTCAAGAAGGCACCCGGTGGAGCGATCTGCGACGCGAGCACGGCTACAAACAGCCACACAATGTTCGGTATTGGTGCATGGGCAACGAGATGGATGGTCCGTGGCAAATGGGGCACATAACAGCCCGCGAATACGGTCAAAAGGCGTGCGATGCTGCCCGGCAAATTCGCGTAGTCGATTCAACCACCAAGCTAATCGCTTGCGGCTCCAGCAACACCATTCTGCCGACTTATTTGACGTGGGATCGTGAAGTGCTGGAGGAATGTTACGATCAGGTGGATGGAATTTCACTGCACAATTATTACGGCAATACGCCCGAGTTGACTGGCAATGACTCCATGCGCTTCCTGGCGATGAATTTGGATATGGAGCGGCAAATCCACGAAATCGAGGCGGTATGCGATTACGTGCAAGGCGTGCTGCGCTCGCCGAAGCGGTTATGGCTATCGTTCGACGAGTGGAATGTGTGGTATCGTGAACGAGAAGGAGACGCATTAAACGGGCATGGCAAATTCGCTCCGCACTTGCTCGAAGAAAAATACAACTTAGAAGACGCGCTGCTCGTGGGCGGCTTCCTGAACACGCTGCTGCGCAACTCGGACCGAGTCCGTGTGGCTTGCCTGGCCCAAATCATGAACGTGATCGCGCCGCTGGTGACCAACAATGATGGCGTGCTGCGCCAAACGATTTATTATCCATTCGCATGGGCGCTACAATATGCACGTGGTCGCGTGATCGATTTGCAAATCGACTGCGAAACGTATCCCATCCGAGCGAAAGGGCTGCGCCCCGATTTTGCCCACAACGATCAAGTGCCGTATTTGGATATTGTCGCCACGATCGATGCGCCGAATAACCAAGCGAGCGTGTTTATGTTGAACCGCGACCTACAAATGCCGCGCGAATTGACGTTGCAATGGCGGGATCCCAATCCCAAGAAAGTTGTGGCATGCCAAACATTGACCGGGTCCGATTTGAAAGCCATCAATACATTCCAGAATCCCAAGAATGTTGTTCCGCAAACACTTGATGTTCCGCAGGCGAGCTCAAGCATGACGCTGAAGCTGCCCGCGGCTTCATACACCGTCGCGCAGTTTGATGTTTCTTGA